AAGTATAAGATGCTAATATATGATAAGCGAAGACACTTATCCTACCACCATTCATATTTTCGCACACGCATACTCCCTCTTGTCAGAGGGAATTTCAGATGGCAGATGAGCCATCCCCGACTCGCATAGTAAAGAATTTCTTTTCAATAAGCGGCTTCCGATTGGTACAGAAGAAATGCAGATGCTATCAGATAGCCACATGCACATTTGCTATTATCAATCCTGCCAGGAGGAACACATCAAAATACTGCAAACTGTTTTTGCATCTCTGATCTCACCCGTTCTAATCATCCTCAGCGCTTCACTCAACTTGATCTTTATCAAACCCTCTATCGATTCATCCGTTTCGTATTTCGCATGGGTCTTAACAAGATTAGTGGCCTTAAAAAGATGCATTGTTTCACTTAAAATACCTGGTGAAGGATATAGGACTATCAATAGTTTCATTGTACCCGCACGATAACCCGTCTCCTCCTCCAATTCACGTTCTGCACACACATAAAATGATTCATTTTTTTCAAGCGTACCGGCAGGTACCTCATAAATACTCTCTTGAACCGCGTGTCGGTATTGTCTGATAAGAAGAATTTCATTTTCTGTGAGAAATGGAATAATAGCAGATGATCCCGGATGATCAACAACCTCTCGCATTACCGTTCTTCCATCATGCAGGAGGACTTCATCTTTTCTTACACTAATCTTTTTCCCTGAGTAAATATTCATATGTTTTTACGCGATTATGTATCAACTGATACTTTGCATTAATTTTATCAGAGGGACAAACATTGCTATTACAATAAATCCAACAGCCCCTCCAAGAAATACGATCATCATAGGCTCTATCAGGCTAATGAGCGTTTCGACTGCCCTGTCTACTTCATCATCATAATTATCCGCAACTTTTGAGAGCATTTTGTCCAATTCCCCGGTTTCTTCACCCACCTCCACCATATTAACCACCATCTCATTACAGATTTTAGACGACCTCAATGGTTTTGCAATCGTTTCTCCTCCCTTTATACTGTCGTGGATGCGTTGAATTGATTGTGCCATGGCCGCATTCCCGGACACCTCTTTTACGTTCGTAAGGGCATCCAAAATAGGCACTCCACTCGACGTCAAAGTTGCAAGGGTACGAGTAAATTTTGAGACGGTAGATTTATTTATAATAGATCCGAATATCGGCAATTTAAATTTAGCTTTGTCTATGAGTATACGTACTTTTTTAACCTTTCTCAGAATCTTGTATGTTAAAAATATTCCGAATGGTATCGCGGGTATATACATCCAGTGAGTTGCAAGAAAACTACTCGTATCAATAAGCATTTGAGTGGGTGCAGGAAGATCCAACTCCATCTCAGCAAATATTTTCGCAAAATTTGGCACAATAAAAATCATGAGACCAAATAAGATCCCTATGGCAACAACGCTAACAACGGCCGGATATACCGTAGCAGAAATGATTTTCCTGATTAAACGTTCTATTTTTTCTCTATAATCAGCTAGTCGTTGCAGGATAATATCCAGAGAACCGCTCACCTCGCCAGCCCGCACTATATTCACATAGAGCTTATCGAAGACCCTCGGATGTTTTGCAAAAGCCTCGGAAAGGGTATTCCCCCCCTCAATATCTTCAACGACCCTTAACACCGATTTTTTCAGTAATCCGGTTTTCAACTGAGAAGCAAGAATTTTTAAACTACGAATAACAGGAAGTCCGGCATCCTGAAGTGTTGAAAGCTGTCTGGTAAAAGTGGTTAGGTGTTTTGACTTTACCCCGCCAATAGTAATGGATATTTCACCCCGTTTCCTGGAAGAGGTATTAGCAGCGGTTTCACCTGATTTCCGGCGAACCTGTATTTCTTTAACATTCGTGGGAAAATACCCTAATCCACGTATCTTGACAATCGCTTCATCGGAAGAGGAGGCATCTATTGTATCCTTTACCGTTTTCCCTTTGTTGTTAACAGCACTATAAGTAAAAGTAGACATCAGATACCTCCTCTTTATGTTTGTGTCAGTAGTGTTTCTCTTACAACTTCCTGGATAGTTGTTAATCCTTCATAGATTGCCTTTAAACCACTTTCTCTTAAAGTATTCATTCCATTTTTTATTGCACTTTTTCTCACTTCATTGGTATTAGCCCTGTCGGTAATCAATCGCCTGATTTCCTCATTGACAACGAGTATTTCATAAATACCCATACGACCTTTATACCCTATATTATTACAGGCATCACACCCTTTGCCGCGGTAAAATGTCTTTCCGTCAACGTCCTCTTTTGTTAAGTTTAATTCCAGTAATAAGTCTCCTGAAGGAACATATTCTTCTTTACAGGAGTTACATATTTTCCGTACAAGCCGTTGGCTGACAACTGCCTCTACAGTAGCTGCTATCAGAAAAGGCTGAATGCCTATATCAATCAACCGTGTTATGGTAACAGGAGCATCATTCGTGTGAAGCGTACTAAAAACCAAATGCCCTGTTAATGAGGCTTGCGTGGCAATACGAGCCGTTTCACTATCCCGGATCTCACCAACGAGGATAATATCAGGATCCTGCCGTAAGATCGCCCGTAAACAACTTGCAAAGGTAACTCTGATCGCGGTATTAATTTGTACCTGTATAAGCCCATCAATATCATATTCTACAGGATCTTCTGTAGTGATAATTTTTGTCCCAATAGTATTCAGGTGATTCAGCGCAGCATATAGGGTAGTCGTTTTGCCTGAACCGGTAGGCCCCGCGACAAGGATTATGCCATTCGGTTTCTCCAATAATTGATAAACTAATTGTAACTCTTCCGGGTGAAAACCCAAGGTCTCCAGATTGAGAGATACTGCAGATTGATTCAGCAAACGAATAACAATACTTTCTCCATATTTTGTAGGCAGTGTCGAAACACGTAAGTCTATCCGATCACCTCCAATGTTTAATTTAATACGCCCGTCTTGAGGCAATCTCCTTTCTGAGATGTCCATACCAGACATCACCTTTATTCTTGAGACGATTGGTATTCCAAGTTGTTTTGGCGGTGAAATCTTTTCATAAAGTACTCCATCAATACGATATCGAACCCTAAATCCATCTTCAAATGCCTCGAAGTGGATATCGCTTGCTTTTTCTAACGTGGCATTCATAAACATAAGGCCTACCCACTTTTTTACCGGGGCAGTCGCAGCCATTTTCTTCAGTTCTTCAATATCAATATAACTGCCCTTTACAGTATCGGCATCTAACTCCTCGTCCTTAAATTCCAATAACAACTGTTCTACAGATTCATGCTTTTCAGGATAGTACTTCTCTATTGCTTTTTTGACCACATCCTTGTGACAGAGCACCGGTTTTATCTGATGTTTCAGTATCAGTCGTAAATCTTCCAGGGTCTCAAAATCCAGTGCGGAAACCTGTACGATAGTAAGAGAATCTTCTTTCTCGTTATACTCTATCGGAACTATCCGATATAACTGGGCAATAGCCGCCGGCATCATTTTTAAAACATTTTCAGCAATACTCACATTTTCTATATTTACAATCTCATATCCAAGATACTCGCTTAGCGCCTCCATAATTTGGTCGTTTGTTACATACCCAAGCTCTACAAGTATATCTCCGAAAAATCCATCCTTCTGTTTTTGTATTGCCAATGCCTCCTGAATACGCTCCTCCGAGATAAACCCCTTATCTTTTAACACCTGAACGAAAAGCCTCCTTCTCGCCTCAGTCTTTACGTCTATTTTTGTTTTTTTAGCATTTTTCATTAAGTACCACCCTGCCCACAATCACAGGTCGCCGCATTTCTGACTGTTACTATCATACTATCCCTCGTTTCCTGTAACACGAAATACTTCTTCCAGAGTTGTTTTACCCTCTTTTGCCTTTCTCAGGCCATCCTCCTTTAATGTTGTCATGCCTGAATCTTTAGCAGCTTTTCTGATTTCATTTGTGTCTGCCATTCTATATGTCAGATCTCTCAATGTCTCATTCATATCTATTAATTCGTAAATACCTATTCTTCCATGATATCCCACATTATTACACTGACTACACCCTTTTCCTCTATAAAAAGAGACATCAAGCAGTGAATCGGCTTCAAATCCCATCCTCAGTAACTGATCGGAAGTATATGACACCGGTTCCTTGCATCGTTTACAAATAGTCCTCACCAACCTTTGAGCCATTATACCCTGAAGTGAAGTCGCCACAAGAAAAGGCTTTATACCCATATCAATAAGTCTTGTAATGGCGGCGGAAGCATCATTGGTATGAAGAGTACTCAATACAAAATGACCTGTTAGGGCTGCGGCAATCGCAGTTTCTGCCGTTTCCACATCACGAATCTCTCCGACAAGAATGATATTTGGATCTTGACGGAGTATCGTCCTTAAGATAGCAGGAAAACTATAACCAATTTTTTCATTGACTTCACATTGATTCACTCCGGAAAGGGTATACTCCACAGGATCTTCAGCGGTTATGATTTTTGTATCACTCTGATTCAAGTCATTTACTGTGGCATAGAGGGTAGTTGTTTTTCCACTTCCAGTAGGCCCGGTTATAAGTAAAATACCATTTGGTCTTCTGATAATAGAGTGATATCTCTCATAATCACTTTTATATAAATGCAAATTGATCAAACTCATCAGGACCGTTGACTTCTCGAGGATACGCATAACCACACTTTCTCCGTAAATAGAAGGCAGACAGGATACACGAATATCCAAATCCTTATTTGCATATTGAAGACTGATACGCCCATCCTGTGGTCTTCTCTTTTCTGAGATGTCAACTCCCGAGAGTATCTTAACCCTGGAGATGATCGAATCCTGTAAATGTTTCGGCAAAACATCGGCTTCCTGACATATTCCATCAATACGATATCGCACACGCAATCTGTTCGAAAGCGGCTCTATATGAATATCGCTGACCCGACTGACAATAGCCTTTTTAATTATCAACGATACCAATTGAACGATAGGCCCTTCATCATCAACCAGCTCTATGTCAGTTTTAGGCTGTTTTTCAGAAGCGGTTATTAGACCACTGAACTGTTCTCCGCTTCTCTTGAAATCTTTTAACAAGGAATCCACTGTTTCAGTCGACTCCTGATCATAACACTTACGAATGGTATTACGAATATCTTCAAGTGAGGCAAGGACGCATCTGATGTCTGCATTGAGTAAAAAACGCAGGTTATCAATAAACCCTAAATCAGGAGGACTACTCACCGCAAGCGTAACGATTCCGTTATGATATTGAACCGGAATGATACAGTGTTTTTTTGCAAGCTGAACGGGCAATAGATTAACAGCTTCCAAGGATATGTTGTTTTTTGACAGCTCATATATAGGTAATCCGTGCTGACTGGACAGACACTGAGTAATATCTTTATAGGTAACAAATCCAAGTGTAACCAGCGCTTCCTCTAATCGGGTGCCGCCTTTTGTTTGCAAAGCCCTAGCTTTGATCATCTGTTCTTTACTGATGATGTTTTTATGTAATAAGGCCTCCTCTATGTTGTGGAATGCGTCTTTCATCTTGAATTTACTTGAACTATCATAACACTAAGGATACAATTCCGTGCATCGCAAATATAATAGAACTTGTTATCTATCGCAATATTATAAACCATATCAAGTACGGTTACAACACATGGAACTTCTGAAAGCCACACTCGAACTGATAACAGATTTATCGGCAGAATCTTACGGAAATATCATGGCAAAACTCAAGGCACTTGCCATACCACGAGGAAGTCTCGGCAGACTGGAAGAACTTGCCGCGCTCTATGCAACGATAAAGGGCACTGCAACGTGCACGATAAAACATAAAAAAATTTTCACCCTTGCAGGTGACCATGGTGTTGTTACTGAAGGAGTAAGTGCCTTTCCACAGGAAGTTACACGGCAAATGGTGTACAATTTCATAGAGGGTAATGCGGCCATCAATGTACTTGCACGCCATGTAGGAGCAAAGGTCATTGTAGTCGATTGTGGTGTCGCCGCAGATCTCGAAGCAAAACCATCATTAAAAATTAAAAAAATCGGTTTCGGCACAAAAAATATGTCCGTTGGCCCCGCAATGTCAAGAGAAGAAGCCATTCAATCACTGGAAACAGGCATTGCATTGGTGGAAGAGGAACTTGAAGAGGGATTGGACATTATCGGCACAGGCGATATGGGCATTGCCAATACGACTCCAAGCAGCGCCATCCTCGCTGTTTTAGGGAACATGGATGTTGATGCTGTAACAGGTAGCGGAACCGGATTGAGCGAGGAAGCACGACAACGAAAAATTCAAGTAATACAAAAGGCACTTCAGGTAAACCAGCCACAACCTGGTGATCCGATAGATGTGCTCGCTAAAGTAGGCGGATATGAAATTGGAGGTATTGCCGGATTATGTCTGGGAGCCGCCCGCTATCGTATACCAATCATTGTTGATGGTTTTATTTCAACGGCAGGAGCCTTGATAGCCCATGCACTGAATCCTAAAATAGGCAATTATCTCATTGCCTCTCATGTCTCCGCCGAAAAAGGACACAGGTTAATGCTAAAACTATTAAACAAAACCCCCTTGTTGGATTTAAACCTGAGACTGGGAGAAGGCACTGGCGCGGCCTTGGGCATAAGCCTGGTAGAAGCAGGGGTAAAACTCATGAACGAAATGGCTACTTTTGAAGAAGCAAGCGTATCAGAACCTCATGCGTAATATGGATATTTTCAGTAATCTGTCTGATATTCTTAGTCGTCACACCAATATCCTGGTCAGCACGGAAAATCATGGTGTTAAACCTTTAAAGGGTCTTCCTCAGAGTAGTCAGGATTTCAGGCAATTCACCGGTAATGGACCCGGAAACAAGTTGATTCGTTTTCCTGAACTCCAGAAGAAGCTCTTCCGCCTGTCCGTTGAGCTTCTTCGCGTTTGCATCTTCCAGGATCTTCGAAACAACATTCAGCGTCTTTTTAACACCCTCTGTGATGCCCTGAATATCGAGGCATTCCAGTTTTGTCAGAATTCTCTCCACAAAATCAGTAAGTTCTGCAATGGCACTAGGCGCAGAGGGGAGATAGTAAGTCTTCGGTTTCCAGGTAATTTTTAAAAGAGTCAACTATGTATTAAACGGCAAATTGCAAAGCCATGCGAACCAGTTTACTCAAGCCCACATTCCCGTTTAATCTCAGCAATTTTTTCGTCTATCTTCCTGTTGTATTCGCCACTGGCAACTTCGAGTTTTTCTTTTTCTGTCAAGGTGAGAATGCCTAATACGGCGCCCGTTGGTGTGATCGCAGTGGCGCCCTCTAATGATCTCTTTGCTACGCTTGCCTTTTCGTGCTCCAGGGTTCGTATATCTTCTTCCGCCGTTTCACAATTGACCGGCTTTGCAAGATCACGCTTTGCCTGCTTAGATATGGGCGAGCAAGCGCCCACGAAGAATATGAGGCAGATAAAAGGTATTAGCCTACCCATTTTTATTCCTTTCTTCAATTAACATTAAAAGTAACCATAAAAATTAAAGCTTTTA
Above is a genomic segment from Candidatus Brocadiaceae bacterium containing:
- the cobT gene encoding nicotinate-nucleotide--dimethylbenzimidazole phosphoribosyltransferase — its product is MELLKATLELITDLSAESYGNIMAKLKALAIPRGSLGRLEELAALYATIKGTATCTIKHKKIFTLAGDHGVVTEGVSAFPQEVTRQMVYNFIEGNAAINVLARHVGAKVIVVDCGVAADLEAKPSLKIKKIGFGTKNMSVGPAMSREEAIQSLETGIALVEEELEEGLDIIGTGDMGIANTTPSSAILAVLGNMDVDAVTGSGTGLSEEARQRKIQVIQKALQVNQPQPGDPIDVLAKVGGYEIGGIAGLCLGAARYRIPIIVDGFISTAGALIAHALNPKIGNYLIASHVSAEKGHRLMLKLLNKTPLLDLNLRLGEGTGAALGISLVEAGVKLMNEMATFEEASVSEPHA
- the tadA gene encoding Flp pilus assembly complex ATPase component TadA; its protein translation is MKDAFHNIEEALLHKNIISKEQMIKARALQTKGGTRLEEALVTLGFVTYKDITQCLSSQHGLPIYELSKNNISLEAVNLLPVQLAKKHCIIPVQYHNGIVTLAVSSPPDLGFIDNLRFLLNADIRCVLASLEDIRNTIRKCYDQESTETVDSLLKDFKRSGEQFSGLITASEKQPKTDIELVDDEGPIVQLVSLIIKKAIVSRVSDIHIEPLSNRLRVRYRIDGICQEADVLPKHLQDSIISRVKILSGVDISEKRRPQDGRISLQYANKDLDIRVSCLPSIYGESVVMRILEKSTVLMSLINLHLYKSDYERYHSIIRRPNGILLITGPTGSGKTTTLYATVNDLNQSDTKIITAEDPVEYTLSGVNQCEVNEKIGYSFPAILRTILRQDPNIILVGEIRDVETAETAIAAALTGHFVLSTLHTNDASAAITRLIDMGIKPFLVATSLQGIMAQRLVRTICKRCKEPVSYTSDQLLRMGFEADSLLDVSFYRGKGCSQCNNVGYHGRIGIYELIDMNETLRDLTYRMADTNEIRKAAKDSGMTTLKEDGLRKAKEGKTTLEEVFRVTGNEG
- the tadA gene encoding Flp pilus assembly complex ATPase component TadA; its protein translation is MKNAKKTKIDVKTEARRRLFVQVLKDKGFISEERIQEALAIQKQKDGFFGDILVELGYVTNDQIMEALSEYLGYEIVNIENVSIAENVLKMMPAAIAQLYRIVPIEYNEKEDSLTIVQVSALDFETLEDLRLILKHQIKPVLCHKDVVKKAIEKYYPEKHESVEQLLLEFKDEELDADTVKGSYIDIEELKKMAATAPVKKWVGLMFMNATLEKASDIHFEAFEDGFRVRYRIDGVLYEKISPPKQLGIPIVSRIKVMSGMDISERRLPQDGRIKLNIGGDRIDLRVSTLPTKYGESIVIRLLNQSAVSLNLETLGFHPEELQLVYQLLEKPNGIILVAGPTGSGKTTTLYAALNHLNTIGTKIITTEDPVEYDIDGLIQVQINTAIRVTFASCLRAILRQDPDIILVGEIRDSETARIATQASLTGHLVFSTLHTNDAPVTITRLIDIGIQPFLIAATVEAVVSQRLVRKICNSCKEEYVPSGDLLLELNLTKEDVDGKTFYRGKGCDACNNIGYKGRMGIYEILVVNEEIRRLITDRANTNEVRKSAIKNGMNTLRESGLKAIYEGLTTIQEVVRETLLTQT
- a CDS encoding NUDIX hydrolase; this translates as MNIYSGKKISVRKDEVLLHDGRTVMREVVDHPGSSAIIPFLTENEILLIRQYRHAVQESIYEVPAGTLEKNESFYVCAERELEEETGYRAGTMKLLIVLYPSPGILSETMHLFKATNLVKTHAKYETDESIEGLIKIKLSEALRMIRTGEIRDAKTVCSILMCSSWQD
- a CDS encoding type II secretion system F family protein, which encodes MSTFTYSAVNNKGKTVKDTIDASSSDEAIVKIRGLGYFPTNVKEIQVRRKSGETAANTSSRKRGEISITIGGVKSKHLTTFTRQLSTLQDAGLPVIRSLKILASQLKTGLLKKSVLRVVEDIEGGNTLSEAFAKHPRVFDKLYVNIVRAGEVSGSLDIILQRLADYREKIERLIRKIISATVYPAVVSVVAIGILFGLMIFIVPNFAKIFAEMELDLPAPTQMLIDTSSFLATHWMYIPAIPFGIFLTYKILRKVKKVRILIDKAKFKLPIFGSIINKSTVSKFTRTLATLTSSGVPILDALTNVKEVSGNAAMAQSIQRIHDSIKGGETIAKPLRSSKICNEMVVNMVEVGEETGELDKMLSKVADNYDDEVDRAVETLISLIEPMMIVFLGGAVGFIVIAMFVPLIKLMQSIS